The proteins below are encoded in one region of Taeniopygia guttata chromosome 15, bTaeGut7.mat, whole genome shotgun sequence:
- the RSRC2 gene encoding arginine/serine-rich coiled-coil protein 2 isoform X1 has protein sequence MVGSDTERDGVVPEKSSPEREKKKEQSDASSSPRTSKHHYSRSRSRSRERRRKSDTEGRKHRSRSRSKEARRHESKEKSSKKHKSEDHNDKEHSSDKGRDSLNSSENGEERHKRKERKSSRGRSHSRSRSRERRHRSRSRDRKKSRSRSRERKRRIRSRSRSRSRHRHRSRSKSRTRSRSRERKKRIEKPRRFSRSHSRSPSPPPFRGRNTAMDAQEALARRLERAKKLQEQREKEMVEKQKQQEMAAAAAATGGSVINVAALLASGTQVTPQIAMAAQMAALQAKALAETGIAVPSYYNPAAVNPMKFAEQEKKRKMLWQGKKEGDKSQSAEIWEKLNFGNKDQNVKFRKLMGIKSEDEAGCSSVDEESYKTLKQQEEVFRNLDAQYEMARSQTHTQRGMGLGFTSSMRGMDAV, from the exons ATGGTG GGTAGTGATACAGAACGAGATGGGGTAGTCCCAGAAAAATCCTCtccagaaagagagaagaaaaaggaacaatCAGATGCCTCCAGTTCTCCCAGAACATCAAAGCATCATTATTCGAGATCACGCTCGCGGTCAAGGGAAAGAAGGCGGAAGTCAG AtactgaaggaagaaaacacagaagccGGAGCAGAAGCAAAGAG GCAAGAAGACATGAATCCAAAGAGAAGTCCTCCAAGAAGCACAAATCTGAAGATCACAATGACAAAGAGCATTCTTCTGACAAGGGAAGAGATAGCCTAAATTCATCTGAAAATGGTGAGGAGAGGCATAAACGCAAAGAGAGAAAGTCATCCAGAGGGAGGAGTCATTCCAGATCCAGGTCTCGGGAAAG ACGTCATCGTAGTAGAAGTCGTGATAGGAAAAAATCCCGATCCCGCAGCAGAGAGAGAAAGCGACGGATCAGATCTCGCTCTAGATCAAGATCTAGACACAGACATAGAAGCAGAAGTAAAAGCAGAACTAGGAGCAGAAGCAG AGAGCGAAAGAAAAGAATTGAAAAGCCCCGAAGGTTCAGCAGGAGCCACAGCCGGAGTCCGAGCCCGCCACCTTTCCGGGGACGAAACACAGCTATGGATGCACAGGAAGCCTTAGCCAGAAG GCTGGAAAGAGCAAAGAAATTAcaagagcagagagagaaggaaatggtGGAAAAACAGAAGCAACAGGAAATGGCTGCAG CGGCCGCAGCCACGGGAGGCTCTGTCATCAACGTCGCTGCTCTGCTGGCCTCGGGGACACAAGTGACCCCTCAGATCGCCATGGCAGCTCAGATGGCAGCGCTCCAGGCCAAGGCACTGGCAGAGACTGGCATAGCTGTGCCCAGCTATTACAACCCAGCAGCAGTGAACCCCATGAAATTTGCTGAGCAAGAGAAAAAGCGGAAGATGCTTTGGCAAGGCAAAAAGGAAGGG gATAAATCACAATCTGcagaaatatgggaaaaacTAAATTTTGGAAACAAGGACCAAAATGTTAAATTCAGAAAACTGATGGGCATTAAG AGTGAGGACgaagctggctgcagctccgTGGATGAGGAGAGTTACAAAACact